ATGTTTGTGGTGGTTTCGTACTTGTCTGGTGGTTTTGGTGGTATTGGTGTGTGAATGTCAAGGAGGTACTTGGAAATAGCTTGAATACCGCAAGTGCTCCTGTAAGTCTTTAGCTTTTGCTTTGGCTTGGTTAAGAAACTCCAGAATGCCTTGTTTAGTGGATGAGAGGTAGTTACAATGGCTTTGGCCGCTAATTTTCGTGAACGACTATGGACAAGCCACTGAAAGTCGTTGTAGCGTGCTTCGAATTTGGCGGATATAGTTGGTGTGGCTTTCAAAAGGCCAGCTgcttttttaaaacaattatttagggctgtatttattttgtttatgttagtATCGGAGGTGTGTCCATACATTGTGATGCAGTGGTTTAGAACGCCTTCCGTTAGTGCCCTACATACGCTTATTGCAATGTCAATGTGAGGACCTTTATTCCTGGGgcatattattttaagtaaattatgtaccCCGCCGAGTTTTGCTATGATTGTTTTAACATGCTCATTCCACAGCAGATTTCGAGTGAAAGTCACACCTAGgattttcatttttgatttaagtTCTACATCAACGGTCCTCAGGGTGATGGAGGTAGTACTACAATTTCTCTTTCTGCAGATGTGCAAAGCTTCAGTTTTGTTAGCTGAGATGACTGCTCCTGTTCCTGTTGATTCTGTCAAGTTCATTTAGGTTTTCACATACTTTTGCGGGTGCCCCTGACGCCAGTGCGAAGATGTTATCTGCGTATATGCCTATGAATTGTACCCCATTTACCTGATGCAACATGTTTGACAAGGAATTGGTATAGGCATTGAACAAAAAAACAGGGACTCCGTTGTCAAGGTTAAAGCTCCTAGATGTGTAGCCATCTACTCTGACCGCAATTCTTCTATTCGAAAGGAAAGATAAATCTAATTTTAGGAGAGTTTTGGGTAGGCCCCACTCGTGAAGTTCTTTTAATACGCAAGTGTATACCACCCGGTCAAAAGGTTTTTCGAGGTCTTCGGATATAAGTACACAGTGCTTTTGGGctgttaaatttttctttatttctcttTCAATCTGATGACAGAGAGTATGCACTCCACTGTTTTTCCTGAAGGGGTGTTGTATTTTTAGGATTTTTCCTTCGCATGATTTCCATAGTCTACGTGTAATGATTTTGTCGAAAAGTTTCGACAGTACGGACAATAGCGAAATGGGACTATAACCTTCGGGGGAATTTTGGTTTTTACCGACCTTTGGTATGGGTATTAGGACGGCTTGTTTCCATTCGTGTGGATAGGTTCCTGTTTTCAGGATGTTGCTGTATATTTCACATAATCTGGTTTTAAGAGCTATTGATGAATTTTTGATCATTGTGTAGGTTGTTCCTTTAGTTTTCTTTAGTACCAGGTTTAATTCAAACAATGTTACTTGATCTGTTATGTTATCTAGCTCATTTCCAAATGTTCTCTAGCTATCGATGTCGAAATTCATCTTTTCTTGTATTATATTTCTATTAAATTTCTCATTTGAGGATATTGAGCACCATGCCTCGCCAAAATCATTTGCTATCTCTTCAGGATGTGATAAGATGGAGTTATTGTTTAAAATTGGTGGAAAGCTGGAAGGTGTATTCGAACGGATTCTTTTTACCTTGGTCCATAGTGTTCTGGCATCCATTGATGGGTTCAAGGAATTTACGAAACGTTTCCACGTTTCTTGCTTTGCTGTTTTGCAAACTCTCCTAACCTGTGCACAGAGCTTTCTATAAGCTAACGTTGTTGTCGGAGTTTTCTTTTCACGGAATTTTTTCCAAGCTTTATTCTTCTTTTTTATAAGTACACCTATTTCActgttgaaccaagcaggatTATGGTTTTGTCTGGGGCATCTTGTTGTTGGCATGGATTCGTTCGCTGATCttctcacaattttttttattagggcTGCCTCCCTATTTATGTTATTCGATTGTGTGCTTTGGGAGTTGAGGGAATCCGTTTTGATGGAAAATACGTCCCAATTTGCTTTCGCTTCTTTGAATTTGCCAATAAACTTTTTATTGATGTGTTTGCTGCCTTTTTGTATGAAGATTGGAAAGTGGTCACCAGCGATTGGGTGGGAAGGGCAGCTCCATAACAGGGACACTGCCAAATCAGTACTAGCCATGGATACATCTACCGAGGTGAGCGTATTTCTTGTATTGAGGAGTGTTGGCGCACCATTGTTTAATATTACCATGTTGCGGTCATGAGCGAATGATTCCAATACATTTCCACTCCTAGAGGTATACTCGGACCCCCAAAGTGTATTTTGAGCGTTTAGATCCTCTGCAACTAGGTGATGTGATCCATTTGTGTCTGGTATGTCTTGAAGAAGTTGTTGGGTTAGATTGATGTCCGTTTCTTTGTAAATGTTAGTAATGTATAGATTTTTTATTCCGTGTATAGTTATGGTTTGATGTATTAGTTGATTGGTTGATGTTATATGATTTGAAGCCTTTAGCgtgttttttacaaaaattgctataCCTGACTTTGCATACGCTAGGTCTTTGTTGTGGTGAAACGTTTGATAATTCGGTAAGTaaagaaattgtttgtttttttgtgttaTGTGGGTTTCTTGTAATAATATGATATCTGGCTTATGTGTGGAAATTAGGTACTCCAGGgcaaatttattattaataaatcctTGGATGTTCCACTGAAGTATAAATAAATCTAAGCCAATGTCCATTATGATAATAAAAGGGGGTTGTCACTATTTTTGGTGCGCTGAGGCAGTGTGTTTTTATATGTGTTGGGTGTGATGATTACGTTTAATTGGGGGAAAGTGTTGTAAAGCTCCCTTGTTGGGGATATTTCCATAGGTACGTCTTCTAAGTGTGTATCGTTGTATTTACTTGTGGTGTTTGTTTTTTGTGCATATTGGTTTGTTGGGGTTTTTGCATTTGCTTGAGTGTTTTCGATGAATGGAGATGAAGGTATTGTTGTTTTCGAAAATTCATTGTTGTCCGTTTTCTTTGATGTACTGTTAACTGTTTGAGGTTTATTGTTGGttggtttgtttttgtttgattctGTATTTGTCTTGAGATGCTTCTCTTGATCGCTTGCAGTGTTAAAGGTTGTGTTTTTAACTATTTGTGCCATTGtaggtttttttgtttgcttCGCAAATGGTTCGATTTGGTAGGTAGATGGGTTGCTATTGTACACCTTCCATGCTTCCCGTACGGTGCATCGTCGAtcgatttttattttgtttaccgcTTTATGCTTTAAGAAGCTATGGCAGGTTGGGTCATACGAGGTGTGTGTGTTGTCATCACAGTTGATGCAGTATTTACCGGTACACTGTTCGTGACTAGGGGGGGTGGCGCATTCCTTGCAGAGCTCGATGTTTCTGCACCTATTTTTAGTATGTCCGAGCCTCTGGCAATTCCGACATCTCATTGGGTTGGGGATATATTCCTGTACCCTAACTCTTTCCCATCCAAGTTTGATCACGTCTGGTCTACGGATTAAGTCAATGGTGATTATGGCTGCCCCAGTGGGCACCAACTGGTCTCCggcttttttcataatttttttgacatCGACTACTTTTTGGCTAGCTAGACCTTCTAGTAATTCTTCCTCCGAGAGGTTGATGATATTCCTTGAATAGATTCTTCCTTGTGAGGTGTTGAGCGCTTTATGTGAGGTAATCTTGACTGGAATAATGCCAATAAAGGTTGCTTTCTGGAACTTTTCAGCTGCTTTTACATTAAGGGCTTTGATGAGTAGATCGCCAGATCTTAATGCAGTCAGTTCCGAGTAGTCAGAACTTATGTTTTTGAGTCCTTTGtcgatttggaacacattatacgaCGAAAGGGTTCGAATCTCATCACCTACTTTTGATCCCACTGCGCTTGCAATGAGATATCGCGGAATGTGGTCATCGTTTTGCTTTGTCGGCTTGAGGGGCGTGAAATTGTCGGGCCTTAAGCGTTTGCTAGGTAGGTCATTATCTGGATCAAGTAGCCGAAACCTATTtgaagagggggagggggggTCAACCCCATTCATTTTTGCGCGGCACTGATTTTCACTTGTTATGCACTATATTTTTGTATACTACAAAATGAAACAACTGCTCAGGTAGTTTGCGAAAACGACGAAAGTCAAGGGAAACAATAGTTTTAATCACAACCGAGCTAAAGAAAATACGTCTGTTCGCGGCGATTGCCTGATTAATGATTTTCCATATTTATAGTTCAAAATTTGTTCTGAgttctaggccaaatatttgtatattcttaataaaacacaatacgtgaatttttgatatacaattatattatttaatttgtcgatatttcgacttcagtctgaagtcatcatcaggactaggtacgaaaagaacaaacatagatattaaaatcataaaaatacacatttgcacaagtacagaacttacatttttgaatgcaatatgtcgactagtgtaacaaaaatataagtttacgaacagtgcaaagcaaataacaataaaatgtaaataacacacagccgttatcataaacaaaaaatgaacataagcagaaagttatctaaatgagtagtgagcgccgctcaagtgatatcagctgcagcctgcaggtgaactctttggtaaacagtgggagatgctcttatctattattgttgttgttgttgatcagctgcctaaaggcagaggcaataccaattgtatcagatttgaagttcatccgtttgtcgctgggtgtatttattatgtgcagcatctctaatatgtagcgtttgttgtaattcctctcttgctgtagaatttctacattttctaaattgggagagtgtccagtttctctgcaatgctgtgttagcgccgttttgccatcattagggttgttgcgatttttaatattcgttttatgcccggaaatcctcgtttttaatttcgatttagtagtccccacatatactttgtcgcatacgtgggacccgtcaccattacatagaattttatatatcaagtccgatttctcatatttatctattctactcttggtattactgaaaatttgtcgcaacgtattattgtaggtaaaggctaaattatatttctctttgtcataaatatttgaatattttattctgttagacaggcctgacacatatgtagtcgatttatatattttattattttcggcatttttcctcgcagtgggtttcttataataatctcttataaagttttttattatgcgtgtaggaaattcattattttctagaacatttattattattttaatgttttctttatgataaacttcatcgctgatcgagagaactctgttgataaaatttctggccgtattgactattgtagatttgtcatgtttagaattaaagttaattaatctacctgacgcggtaggttttttataccaatcaaaacataattggttattcttttttataataagagtatcgagaaacggtagttttccgtccttctccacctcaattgtaaatttaatactcctgttgtattcatttagaatatttagcaattcttccaccgtatcagttttcacaattgcgaaaaggtcatcgacgtatttggtaagcaaacgtggcttataaggggagtcatcttcaaatttctccagtaattcttccattacaatgtctgctatgacgggggatgctggggaacccatgggcataccgcagcgttgctcataaattgtattgtttaatttaaaatatctattatctctaatgcagaaacgaacaacttctagaaaaagttcttttgtgagtgtggtgtggctctttatctggttccacttagatgctataatttctaaggcatgatctacgggaatgctgggaaaaagtgagatgacatcaaatgacacgagactctcatcatcatatatgtatgtatcttttattttgtttttaaattcaattgagtcttttacgttatatttggacgatttggttatgttcgtgagaatattaaccacatacttgcataaattgtacgaaggggagttcacagacgaacaaataggtctcaatgggatatctgctttatgaattttgggcaggccatataatctaggtgcattggacgttttgcttattagtttgtatttctcttttaaatctataactttgtttttaaacaatttttctacaatctcgttatttttttcttgtaatttattagtgggatctcgtttcaatacccggtatgccgaaatgtcatttaccaaaagttgtaacttcttttcatagTCCGACTTATCCATTAACACGGTaacattacccttatctgcattcagaaccaataagtctttgttgttttttagaaaagttataataatagataagagcatctcccactgtttaccaaagagttcacctgcaggctgcagctgatatcacttgagcggcgctcactactcatttagataactttctgcttatgttcattttttgtttatgataacggctgtgtgttatttacattttattgttatttgctttgcactgttcgtaaacttatatttttgttacactagtcgacatattgcattcaaaaatgtaagttctgtacttgtgcaaatgtgtatttttatgattttaatatctatgtttgttcttttcgtacctagtcctgatgatgacttcagactgaagtcgaaatatcgacaaattaaataatataattgtatatcaaaaattcacgtattgtgttttattaagaatatacaaatatttggcctagagctcgtttatatttaaaaagttataattcaaaggccgtaaacaacaaaaataattatggaacggagagcacaccgcGCCAACAAAAACACCTACAGACATATGAAAAGCAAGTATGGTATAGAGATCAAGAAGTACACAAATCGATACCAACAAAGCACAAAACAGCTGGCTAAGTTGACACAGTCGATTAAGTTTCTGGTAAGTTGCAGAAAAATTGGCTTAACACCCAAATTCATAAACAACGccaccaaaaatattttgtacgtactaaactgcaacaccaacaacaatcaTTTGCCCAACAACATCAATAAGGCTCTCACAAAATTTATAGAAACGGTGGAATGTAAACTCTTGAACCTgatcataaaaattaaatatgaacataagaaacaaaatgaaagagaGGTAAGCACATTAACTAACAAAATAAACCAAACTCTTAATGCAGAAGATTCTACCGCGTTTTTTGAAAGTGAGAAACTCCTGATTAATAACCTTACAACAACAATTAggaaaacacacacacaaaaattcgagaagctcaaaaacatacataggcaatctcttaacattaaaaatataCCCCATTGGTTTCATAATACTACGAAAACCGAGATCCCTACAGATATTCAGTGGCTCCTCTCTTTAGGTTCAAAATACTCTTTGCCAACAACAAATAGTGGGTTCCCTTTATTCAAGGTGATAGCAGACGGAGAAGACTGCATTCAAACTATCAAAGATAAAGAGCAGCAAGAGATTGAGAGGAATAATTTAAcaacactaatacgggatcatcttaAGAAACCCAAAAATAGCGCGCGCGACAAATTTGTTTTAGATACCCTACACTCGgccaaaacttttctaaaaaacaacaaagacttattggttctgaatgcagataagggtaatgttACCGTGTTAATGGATAAGTCGGActatgaaaagaagttacaacttttggtaaatgacatttcggcataccgggtattgaaacgagatcccactaataaattacaagaaaaaaataacgagattgtagaaaaattgtttaaaaacaaagttatagatttaaaagagaaatacaaactaataagcaaaacgtccaatgcacctagattatatgg
The DNA window shown above is from Eurosta solidaginis isolate ZX-2024a chromosome 2, ASM4086904v1, whole genome shotgun sequence and carries:
- the LOC137242354 gene encoding uncharacterized protein, which produces MPMGSPASPVIADIVMEELLEKFEDDSPYKPRLLTKYVDDLFAIVKTDTVEELLNILNEYNRSIKFTIEVEKDGKLPFLDTLIIKKNNQLCFDWYKKPTASGRLINFNSKHDKSTIVNTARNFINRVLSISDEVYHKENIKIIINVLENNEFPTRIIKNFIRDYYKKPTARKNAENNKIYKSTTYVSGLSNRIKYSNIYDKEKYNLAFTYNNTLRQIFSNTKSRIDKYEKSDLIYKILCNGDGSHVCDKVYVGTTKSKLKTRISGHKTNIKNRNNPNDGKTALTQHCRETGHSPNLENVEILQQERNYNKRYILEMLHIINTPSDKRMNFKSDTIGIASAFRQLINNNNNNR